In Deinococcus ficus, a single genomic region encodes these proteins:
- a CDS encoding DUF4153 domain-containing protein, translated as MTLPLAALVGAGVGLLTGLATDHQWMITAPAVTGGGLVAAWTAGLGVVFLESARQRWGAAGLALLLGILGAGQGDLQSGIGDPLNPSGWFLLAVFGGSGLLLLSGWTDHRRWTPRPVPPFAVHSLLSGVIAGILGTLFYALLLLAGQLLEAVGWRGLQQLLGEAEVAAPLVLGASAFFVAAIRAQPWGLALTRTLANVLGFLLPVAAVILLLFAAVLPVAALQDPRALYRGLLSSPLYLTLSGVFVLLTLAAFSARPPALPVAVQALTRVGAFLLPLFPALALYGLGVRIGQYGLTEERLIGLVGAVWLLVTSLALAFTRRSPAFAGLSRATGLSLGILGALTLLLSVPALRPMDWSARSQAARLTRPDLTRRQAAEIVDQLAYSSGPLGKRLLSAIPAAELSPAGRNLRRRSQALSAQSFREQEVWRSQRPGTAEIVLSPGSLPVSDVQQAALRRLVDERRNVLRLSLPYFVHAFPSGSGTRVMVNSRNNWFNGLWVDFDAAARVVRSGTFSPLHPEKGEGVDWNANPFDRSAQTGTITLPVVKAGGAVLILDEDE; from the coding sequence TTGACCCTGCCTCTCGCGGCCCTGGTCGGGGCGGGCGTGGGCCTGTTGACTGGCCTCGCCACCGACCATCAATGGATGATCACGGCGCCAGCCGTGACCGGCGGCGGCCTGGTGGCGGCCTGGACCGCCGGTCTGGGCGTGGTGTTCCTCGAGTCCGCCCGGCAACGGTGGGGGGCGGCTGGTCTCGCTTTGCTGCTGGGCATTCTCGGTGCGGGCCAGGGTGACCTGCAGTCGGGAATCGGCGACCCCTTGAATCCGAGTGGCTGGTTCCTGCTGGCCGTTTTTGGGGGCTCAGGCCTGCTGCTGCTCTCCGGGTGGACCGACCATCGCCGGTGGACGCCGCGGCCCGTGCCGCCGTTCGCTGTTCATTCCCTCCTCAGTGGCGTGATCGCCGGGATCCTCGGGACGCTGTTCTACGCCCTGCTGCTGCTTGCCGGGCAGCTGCTCGAGGCGGTGGGCTGGCGAGGCCTGCAACAACTGCTTGGTGAGGCGGAGGTCGCCGCTCCACTCGTGCTGGGCGCCTCAGCGTTCTTCGTGGCGGCCATTCGCGCGCAGCCGTGGGGGCTGGCCCTGACCCGCACCCTGGCGAACGTCCTCGGGTTCCTGCTTCCGGTTGCCGCGGTGATCCTGCTGCTCTTCGCGGCCGTCCTGCCGGTCGCGGCGCTACAGGACCCCAGAGCGCTGTACCGCGGGCTGCTCAGTTCGCCGCTGTACCTCACGCTCAGTGGCGTGTTCGTCCTGCTGACCCTGGCGGCCTTCTCCGCGCGTCCACCGGCCCTGCCTGTGGCTGTTCAGGCCCTGACTCGGGTGGGTGCCTTCCTGCTTCCCCTATTCCCGGCGCTGGCGCTGTACGGGCTGGGCGTCCGCATCGGGCAGTACGGGCTGACCGAGGAGCGGCTGATCGGGCTGGTCGGGGCGGTCTGGCTGCTGGTCACCAGCCTGGCCCTCGCGTTCACGCGGCGCTCTCCGGCGTTCGCGGGCCTCTCCCGCGCCACGGGCCTGAGTCTGGGCATCCTGGGGGCCCTCACCCTGCTGCTCAGCGTGCCGGCCCTGCGGCCCATGGATTGGTCCGCCCGGTCCCAGGCGGCGCGACTGACCCGCCCGGACCTCACCCGGAGACAGGCCGCAGAGATCGTCGACCAACTCGCGTACTCCAGTGGCCCGCTCGGAAAGCGTCTCCTCAGCGCCATCCCAGCAGCAGAGCTTTCACCGGCCGGCCGGAACCTCCGGCGCCGCAGTCAGGCGCTCAGTGCGCAGTCCTTCCGCGAGCAGGAGGTCTGGCGATCCCAGCGGCCCGGCACCGCCGAGATCGTCCTCTCCCCGGGCAGTCTGCCCGTTTCGGATGTCCAGCAGGCCGCGCTGCGCCGTCTTGTTGACGAGCGCCGGAACGTTCTGCGCCTGTCATTGCCTTACTTCGTGCATGCCTTCCCGTCCGGGAGTGGAACCAGGGTGATGGTCAACAGCCGCAACAACTGGTTCAACGGACTCTGGGTGGACTTTGACGCGGCCGCCCGGGTCGTGCGCAGCGGAACCTTCTCGCCCCTCCACCCCGAAAAGGGTGAAGGGGTGGATTGGAACGCCAACCCGTTCGACCGGTCGGCGCAGACCGGGACGATCACACTGCCCGTCGTGAAGGCCGGCGGTGCCGTGCTCATCCTCGACGAGGACGAATGA
- a CDS encoding response regulator transcription factor, with the protein MTRTPSILIVEDDPTIAKLLADELSRSGCRAMTAADLQDVLGEFRRYRPDLVVMDVGLPGRSGYEWCERIRAESAVPVVFLSSRAESADILSALTRGADDYITKPFTMAVAVAKIHALLRRTYGFGAGETQNLQAGPAVLDPERMTVSGPDGQASLTHTELRILRILFRSAGRYVRRDTLCELLWNEDAYIDDNTLSVNVTRLRRKLDQVGAGGLISTKKGYGYGAAITSEGSGGQRA; encoded by the coding sequence ATGACCCGAACCCCATCCATTCTGATTGTCGAGGACGACCCCACCATCGCCAAGCTGCTCGCGGATGAACTCAGCCGCTCAGGCTGCCGGGCGATGACTGCGGCCGACCTGCAGGACGTCCTGGGTGAGTTCCGCCGTTACCGCCCGGACCTCGTCGTCATGGACGTGGGCCTGCCGGGTCGGAGCGGGTACGAATGGTGTGAACGGATCCGGGCCGAGTCGGCCGTGCCTGTGGTCTTTCTGTCCTCAAGGGCGGAGAGTGCCGACATCCTCTCGGCCCTGACGCGCGGCGCGGACGATTACATCACCAAGCCGTTCACGATGGCGGTCGCGGTGGCCAAAATCCACGCGCTGCTGCGCCGGACGTATGGATTCGGTGCGGGCGAGACCCAGAACCTGCAGGCCGGTCCGGCCGTCCTCGACCCGGAGCGGATGACCGTGTCCGGCCCGGACGGGCAGGCCTCCCTCACCCACACGGAGCTCCGCATCCTCCGCATCCTGTTTCGGAGTGCCGGCCGGTACGTCCGGCGGGACACGCTGTGCGAACTCTTGTGGAACGAGGACGCCTACATCGACGACAACACCCTGTCGGTGAACGTCACGCGCCTGCGGCGGAAACTCGATCAGGTGGGCGCAGGCGGGCTGATCTCCACGAAAAAAGGGTACGGGTACGGGGCGGCCATCACCTCCGAGGGATCCGGGGGGCAACGTGCCTGA
- a CDS encoding sensor histidine kinase, protein MPELRTFLRAQWPQWLFWGLVSGLFLGVGGLAGLPAGFMLYAALLSLAMLVVFQGVLFLRWRRQAAWLAALSMDDPAHLAAYRAQYPLDLAGVTLARFAATYRDAAGAQVAREKEREAYFSLWLHQIKTPLSAMALLLDPAPEEELALTDLRRERLRIEQYVHLALAFLKFERPGADLDIRPVDVDDVIRRALRRQRTLFIGSRTTLKYTPTGLSVISDAAWLDIVIEQVLSNALKYAAGGTIWIHVHPDQPTTLVIADNGPGIRAEDLPRLFERGYAGLAGQGRGGSSGLGLPLSRQICERLGHHLRLESVPGQGTQALLDLGERGAQVQAPCLTRS, encoded by the coding sequence GTGCCTGAACTGAGGACGTTCCTGCGCGCCCAGTGGCCTCAGTGGCTCTTCTGGGGGCTGGTGAGCGGGTTGTTCCTCGGCGTGGGGGGCCTGGCGGGATTGCCGGCCGGGTTCATGCTGTACGCGGCGCTGCTGAGCCTGGCCATGCTGGTGGTCTTCCAGGGCGTCCTGTTCCTGCGCTGGCGCAGGCAGGCGGCCTGGCTCGCGGCGCTCTCCATGGACGATCCTGCTCACCTGGCGGCGTACCGGGCGCAGTACCCGCTCGACCTGGCGGGCGTGACCCTGGCCCGCTTCGCGGCAACGTACCGGGACGCGGCCGGGGCTCAGGTCGCCAGGGAGAAGGAACGTGAGGCGTACTTCTCCCTGTGGCTGCACCAGATCAAAACGCCCTTGTCGGCGATGGCGCTGCTGCTTGATCCCGCGCCTGAAGAGGAGCTGGCCCTCACGGACCTGCGGCGTGAACGCCTGCGCATCGAGCAGTACGTGCACCTGGCGCTGGCGTTCCTGAAATTCGAGCGGCCCGGCGCGGACCTCGACATCCGCCCGGTGGACGTGGATGACGTGATCCGCAGGGCACTGCGCCGGCAGAGGACGCTGTTTATCGGAAGCCGCACCACGCTCAAGTACACCCCGACCGGGCTGAGCGTGATCAGTGACGCTGCCTGGCTGGATATCGTGATTGAGCAGGTGCTGTCCAACGCCCTGAAGTACGCGGCGGGCGGCACCATCTGGATTCATGTCCATCCGGACCAACCGACCACCCTGGTGATCGCCGACAACGGCCCCGGGATTCGTGCCGAGGATCTGCCGCGGCTGTTCGAGCGGGGCTACGCGGGCCTCGCGGGTCAAGGTCGGGGCGGGTCCAGCGGCCTGGGCCTGCCGCTGTCCCGCCAGATCTGCGAGCGGCTTGGCCATCACCTGCGCCTCGAGTCGGTGCCCGGCCAGGGCACCCAGGCGTTGCTGGACCTCGGCGAGAGAGGAGCGCAGGTTCAGGCGCCCTGTCTTACACGTTCGTAA
- a CDS encoding ABC transporter ATP-binding protein, whose protein sequence is MSMLTVRNLRKVYTTRFSGHQTVALEDVTFTVQQGEYVAIMGESGSGKTTLLNILATLDRPSTGEVWLDERALTSIPERDLARFRHEHLGFVFQDFNLLDNFSVRDNILLPLVLAMTPEGELEQRLLPVAEELGIAAQLGKFPYELSGGQRQRVAVARALITRPRLILADEPTGALDSKATGQLLDAFGRIHSGGQTILMVTHSVTAASAAGRVLFIRDGRVFHELYRGGQPRMLFQEAVLNALTLLGREPVHAD, encoded by the coding sequence ATGTCCATGCTCACCGTCAGGAACTTACGCAAGGTCTACACCACCCGGTTCTCCGGCCACCAGACGGTGGCGCTCGAGGACGTCACGTTCACCGTGCAACAGGGTGAATACGTCGCCATCATGGGCGAGTCCGGGTCCGGCAAGACCACGCTTCTGAACATCCTGGCCACCCTTGACCGGCCCAGTACCGGTGAAGTGTGGCTGGATGAACGGGCCCTCACCTCAATTCCTGAACGGGACCTGGCCCGCTTTCGGCATGAACACCTGGGCTTCGTCTTTCAGGACTTCAACCTCCTGGACAACTTCTCGGTCCGGGACAACATTTTGCTTCCCCTCGTGCTGGCGATGACGCCGGAGGGCGAGCTGGAGCAGCGCCTGCTGCCAGTGGCCGAGGAACTCGGCATCGCCGCGCAGCTCGGCAAGTTCCCGTACGAGCTGTCCGGCGGGCAGCGGCAGCGGGTCGCGGTCGCCCGCGCCCTGATTACCCGCCCCCGCCTGATCCTGGCGGACGAACCGACCGGGGCGCTGGACTCCAAGGCCACCGGGCAACTGCTCGACGCCTTCGGCCGCATTCACTCGGGCGGGCAGACCATCCTGATGGTGACGCACAGCGTGACGGCGGCCAGCGCCGCCGGGCGCGTGCTGTTCATCCGTGATGGCCGGGTGTTCCACGAGCTGTACCGGGGTGGGCAGCCCCGAATGCTGTTCCAGGAAGCGGTCCTGAACGCCCTGACGCTGCTGGGACGGGAGCCGGTCCATGCGGACTGA